The sequence TTGGCCCGCGCCGCCGCCACCACGCCGGCGCATAACAGCGTGGCCCGCACCGCGTGGCCCTCCAGCGTCTCCTGCTCCAGCACCGGCCGATGATCCTGCCCATACGCCCCAAAGCTCTTGCGCCCGGCATGCCGCCCCCGGTTTTCGATCCAAAACTCGGCCAGCCGCAGATACTGCAGCTCCTCCACCGGCACCGGCATCCGCGCCTTCAAGCCAGGCTCCTCCTTGAACAATCCATACAGCTTGACCAGCGCCTCCTCCGGCAGCGAGTGCCCCGGCACCACGTTCGCCTTGGGCGGCGGCCCCATCACGTCCGCCATGTGATTCGCCAGCCGCACCGCCACCTCCAGCAGCCGCGTCTTGCCCGTGGCCCGGTAATAATGCACCGCCGCCTCCACCAGCGCCCCTGCGTTATAGACATCGTGCTGCCAGTTGTCGTCGCCCCCGTTCAGCCCCCACGGCTGATGCGGCCGCTCCAGTTGCGTGTAGGTGTTGAGATAACCCTGCGGATGCCGCGCCTGCGCCGCCGCTATGCGTTCAATGTAACCATCCACCCGCCCTTCCAGCGCGGCCTCCCGCCGCGCCGCCAGAAAATCCGCGCTCGCCCGGATCATCTCGTAGATCAAACCATCATACCACGGCGGCCCCGCATGCTGGCCGCTGCGGCCTTCGCGGACCCGGTCAAAATTGGTCAGTGCCCCGTCCTGCTCAAACTTGGCGAAACAGTCCGGGATCGTCACCTCCCGCCACACCTTGAGTTTGGGCGACCAAAACGCATCCTCGATCACCACCTGTGCCACCGGCACGGGCGTGAGCGGGGCCGGCGCCCCCCTGACGCCGCCGGTCAACCCCAGCGCCACCAGACCCACCCGGAGCCAGAGCCGCCAGAACCGCGCCCGGGCCCTTGCCGCCGGTTGTCCCTGACCCCGTGCCGCTGTGTGTGCTGCGCTGCTGCATTCCATGCCCCGCACCTTACCACATCGTCCGCCGCCGCGGTTGCAATCTTTTATCTGGAAAATTTCGTATTTTTAGGGGCGCCCGCCGGGGCTGGCGGCGGGACTAGTCCGCCACCCCGTACTGGCGCCGGTAGCGGGCGGGCGGCAGGCCGTAGAACTTGCGAAAAAGACACACCAGGTAGGCGGCCTGCTCCACCCCCACCGCCTGCGCAATCTGCGGCAACTTCCAGTCCGTGGCGAGCAGCAGCTCGCGGGCGCGCTGCATTTGCACCGCCCGGATTTCCCGCTGCGGCGAGTGCCCCACATGCCGCCGGAAGGCGCTCTCCAGCCAGGAGCGCGAGCATTTCAAATGACGCACCACCTCTTCCACCCGCAGCCCCCGGCAGGCGTGCTGCCGGATAAACTCCATGGCCCGGCTCACCAGCGGCTCGGCAAAGGCATACACCTCGGTGGACTGCCGCGTAATCACCCCGCGGGGCGGCAGCAGCAGCGGCGCCGCCGGCGCCGCCGCCCCCGCCATCAACCGGTCCAGCATCGCCGCCGCTTCATACCCCACCCGCTCCGCATCGGGCACCACGCTCGACAGCGGCGGCTCGCACAGCTCGCAAAACGTTTCCGCGTTGTCCACCCCCAACACCGCCACCTGCCGCGGCACCGACCACCCCAGTTGGCGGCAGGCGTCCAGCACGTGCTGCGCGCGCACATCGTTGCAGGCCATGATGCCGATGGGCAGCGGCAGCGTTTGCAGCCAGCAGGCCAGCCGCTGGCGCTCCTCCTCGTACGGCCGCTCGCGCACGCTCAGCCATCGCGTCTCAAATATCCACTCCCGTTTCAGCGCCGGCCCCGCCACCTCCGTAAAACCCTGCCGCCGCTGCAACGACCACGTCTCCCCCAGAAATCCACAATACGCCAGTTGCCGGAATCCCCGCTCCAACAAATGCCGCGCCCCCAGCCGGCCAATGGCCACCATGTCGGACGCCACCCGCGGCAGCCCCAGCTCCAGATGCTGATCATTCAAATCCACCACCGGCAGCCCCCGCTGCCGGAACACCTCCGCCCATTCCGGCGTCGTGGAGCGGCAAATCACGCCGTCCCCCTTCCACCGCCGCAGCCAGTCCGGCGGCGGCGCGCGCAGCTCGCGCTCGTCCAAAAAAACCGACCACCCGCCGTGCCGCCGCAGATACCGCGCAATGCCGCGCAAGATCTGGCGTCCGTACACCACGGAGGTCTCCACAATCAGCGCCACCTGCCGCCGCCGTGCCCCGGCGCGGCCGGCAGATTTGCTCCGCTTGACCTGGCTCATGCCCCAGCTTGCTTCACCGGTTACTTCCCCCTCCCCCGGCCGCCCCCCGCTAAAAGCAAAAGCCAGAGTTAAATGGACCTCGGTTGCACCCAACCCATGTAACTCTGGCTTGTTGGTTAAAGGTTCAGGTTATTTCTTCTTCTTGGCGGCTGCCTTCTTCTTGGCAGGCGCTTTCTTCGCCTTCTTATCGGCCATCGTGTTTCACCTCCTTTCTGCGCAAACTTGCGTCGGGAGAGAGAGGAGAGAAAATCACGCTTCCTTGAATACCGCCGGAGGAACCAGAAGAGACAAACCACCCTGCGGCTTCTGGCGTGCACCGCGCAGGCTGCTGATGGTGTGTCATGGCATTTATATGACACGCTCCGCTGCTTTCGTCAACTGTCCCG comes from Verrucomicrobiia bacterium and encodes:
- a CDS encoding DNA-binding transcriptional regulator — encoded protein: MSQVKRSKSAGRAGARRRQVALIVETSVVYGRQILRGIARYLRRHGGWSVFLDERELRAPPPDWLRRWKGDGVICRSTTPEWAEVFRQRGLPVVDLNDQHLELGLPRVASDMVAIGRLGARHLLERGFRQLAYCGFLGETWSLQRRQGFTEVAGPALKREWIFETRWLSVRERPYEEERQRLACWLQTLPLPIGIMACNDVRAQHVLDACRQLGWSVPRQVAVLGVDNAETFCELCEPPLSSVVPDAERVGYEAAAMLDRLMAGAAAPAAPLLLPPRGVITRQSTEVYAFAEPLVSRAMEFIRQHACRGLRVEEVVRHLKCSRSWLESAFRRHVGHSPQREIRAVQMQRARELLLATDWKLPQIAQAVGVEQAAYLVCLFRKFYGLPPARYRRQYGVAD